Part of the Candidatus Thiothrix putei genome, AAACCAGTTAGGAACTGTCCCGAAATAACTTCCCTCTTTTCTGCTAACAGCGAAAGGGGGAAGATAGCCCCTTGTAATGCCAATCAACACCGAGGATGAGCCAATGGATGTTTACCCATCAGCCATAGAAAAACAAATGCAGCGGTTCTACCAATCGCTCAATGAGCGTGACCGCCGCCGCTACGCCGCCGTGGAAGCCGTCCGGCTTGGGCACGGGGGGCAGGACTACATTTCCCGGTTATTGGACTGTGACCCCAAAACCATCCGCCACGGGTTGACGGAGTTGGAATCGGAAGATGGCTTGCCCACCGTAAGGCAGCGAAAAAAAGGGGCGGGCGCAAACGGCTGAACGCTACGCACCTGCAATTGGATGAGCATTTTCGCCAAGTTTTAAAGGATCATACGGCAGGCGACCCCATGCGGGAGGCGGTGAAATGGACGAACCTGTCACGTCGGCAGATTGCCCGGCGGATGCAGGCATTGGGGACATCGGCTGGGAAAAACGTGGTGTCGCGCCTATTGCGGGAGCACGGCTACCGCCGCCGCAAGCCCCAGAAGAAACGCACCATGGGGCAACACGCTGACCGTAATGCCCAGTTTGAAAAGATTGCCCAACTCAAACAAACCTACCTGCAAGCAGGCAAACCCGTGATCAGCATTGACACCAAAAAGAACTCAACAGTCATAAGTTCTCCCCATTCCCCCAAGCAGCACGAAATCCCTTAGAGTAGGCGTTACCAGCGACCTATTATCCAAGGGACATCATGCTAGTTGATCTATACCAGAACCTTCACCACTTTAAAAGTGAATTTTCGCGCCAGCGAGCATGGCTATTGTTTTGCGCCATCATCCTGAGCTTTTTAGCGGCGACCGAGATGAGCGGGGTCACGTCGATGTGCCGTTACTGGTTATCGGATGAACGGGGCTACCATCGGTTGCTCCATTTTTTTCGTGCCGGGTCTTACCATCCTGAGCGGTTACGGGCGAGCTGGCAGCGGTGGGTGTTGTCCCATGCGCCGCCGGTTGAGGTGGCGGGGCGTTTGGTGGTGCTGGGCGACCATACCCATGTGGTTAAGGATGGTGGGCGGATGCCGGGGGTCGTTTCCTTGCGGGAAACCTCGGAAACCCAAAGCAAACCGGACTATTTCCGGGGGCAGTGTTGGGGAGCCGTGGGGTTGTTGGTGGGGAGCCTGTCCGCCTGTTTCTGCCTGAAGCTGAGTTTGCAAATCCATCAGGGGTTTCGGCATTTGGGGGAAGAGGATGCTAACGACCCGACACTCAAACTGGGGACACGGGTGGTGCAGATGGCGTTGTCGTTTGCGCAGGTGAATGACCGCCCGGTGTGGCTGGTGCTGGATGCGTTCTTTGCCACGGCTTCGGTGTTCCGGCTGGCACGCTCGGTTTGGTCGGTGGCGTTACAACAACCACTGGTGCAGGTCATCACCCGCGCTAAAAAGAACTATGTGGCCTACTTCCCTGCGCCACCCAAACCGCCGGGAAGGCGTGGGCGGCAACGCCAGTACGGGATGAAGCTGGTGTGTAAACGGTCATTCTAGCCCGTCGTTGATATCCGCAAACAAATCCGAGCGCAATGGCTTATCCGCAAACCGTTGTTTCCAACATCTTGGCGTAAGGTCTTGCACCTGAGAAGCGGGATGCTCACTAACGCGCAACAGAACATCCATCAGATAGACATACGGGTTAATGTCATGCAGGCGGCAGGTGGTGATCAGGCTTTGGATGATGCCCACGTGTTCCGCGCCGAGTTCTGTCCAGCAGAACAACCAGTTTTTCCTGCCCATGGGGATGGGCCGCAGGGCGCGTTCGATGTGGTTGGTATCCATTGGCACGTCGGGATCTTCCAGAAACACGCGCAGTTCGTGTTCGCGGCGGATGACATAACCAAGGGCTTTG contains:
- a CDS encoding transposase encodes the protein MLVDLYQNLHHFKSEFSRQRAWLLFCAIILSFLAATEMSGVTSMCRYWLSDERGYHRLLHFFRAGSYHPERLRASWQRWVLSHAPPVEVAGRLVVLGDHTHVVKDGGRMPGVVSLRETSETQSKPDYFRGQCWGAVGLLVGSLSACFCLKLSLQIHQGFRHLGEEDANDPTLKLGTRVVQMALSFAQVNDRPVWLVLDAFFATASVFRLARSVWSVALQQPLVQVITRAKKNYVAYFPAPPKPPGRRGRQRQYGMKLVCKRSF